From the Drosophila willistoni isolate 14030-0811.24 chromosome 2L unlocalized genomic scaffold, UCI_dwil_1.1 Seg168, whole genome shotgun sequence genome, the window cttcttcgAATCACGATTTGTCGCGTAGCTGTATGGTCGCCAACCATGATTCCAGCCACGTCGTCAACAACAGGTGCGTTGAATCGACGTATATGCCCTCCAGCTGGTGTTCTATCAGGATTGATGAAAATAGCGTGATTGTCACTTTGTAGCTTATGCATATGtgatttgaataatttcaacaattcgTTGTGCTCATTTAACAGAGCGTCCAGCTCGCTGACAATGCGCGTTGCAAATGGTGAATTGAGGTGATTATAGTCGCCACCCATAaagtaaatttgtaaaaatttataaggttCGTTTGGCATTGGTAGTAATGAGCCGACTTTGTGGTAAATTTGGCCTTTGATTTTGAATGTGGAATTAAATTGTTGACCATTTGCAGCAgtatttttaactatttccgTTGCTCCGaacgatgtcatttgaaaacatgaattgaATTGCCGAATTGAACGCAAGAACAGCGAAGAATTTGGATCAGTACCAATAAGGAGGCCGTGCAATGGTTCCGGCGGTGTTTTAATTTCTGGAAGTTTCACTTTTCCTGATGAGCAACACATCCCAATTggctcatttttaaatttaagggcTTGACAGTGCGGGCATTCCTTGTCCAATGTACCAATTACCACTTTGGAATGAGTGTAATATTCAACATCAGGCTCATACTGAAATGCTAGTCGAAGAAATGAATGTGATGTAAATGCTCGAAGtacttgttgatgttggtcAATCACTCTACGTCTGTTGGCTACGAATCTGCGCGCTTCTCTTCGTTCCAATTGTCTTTGTTGGTTTCGCTCATCTCGTACCTCTTGTAATTGTGATGCACGTAACTGCGCCATTCTTACACGGACATCTGCATTACTTTGTTGCCTTTCTGCATCTGATCTTATTGCTCTTCTATCTTGCATGCCTCTAGATCTGTTTGTTTGACGACTCAAATTAGCCCCCCTGCGTGTTCGTGGCATTGttgtaataaatcaagttggaAAACTGATTGGTGTGTAAcgtgtattattttcttgatcaata encodes:
- the LOC124459828 gene encoding uncharacterized protein LOC124459828 isoform X1 is translated as MPRTRRGANLSRQTNRSRGMQDRRAIRSDAERQQSNADVRVRMAQLRASQLQEVRDERNQQRQLERREARRFVANRRRVIDQHQQVLRAFTSHSFLRLAFQYEPDVEYYTHSKVVIGTLDKECPHCQALKFKNEPIGMCCSSGKVKLPEIKTPPEPLHGLLIGTDPNSSLFLRSIRQFNSCFQMTSFGATEIVKNTAANGQQFNSTFKIKGQIYHKVGSLLPMPNEPYKFLQIYFMGGDYNHLNSPFATRIVSELDALLNEHNELLKLFKSHMHKLQSDNHAIFINPDRTPAGGHIRRFNAPVVDDVAGIMVGDHTATRQIVIRRRNNSLQSIPDTHRLYDALQYPLIFWKGQDGYCINLKQRDPVTAIKLPTAILIFQKRAQRSVAGHVNMRVQTLQDPSAETFSKQLLDIGNGKVAVHENTGSIKLPTGFCTIVHSQDVLIDCIFPDVHTQYINLEWLAERAILVAKNVDVHGLNFKIQQLLPTDSVSYKSVDTVCNTIEAVSYPVEFLNSLDLPGMPPHHLQLKVGSPVILLRNLNPPRLCNGTRLVIKKLMKNVIEATILNGKFQAKR